The Chitinophaga caeni genome segment GTTGGTAGATACCGTTACGACGCCGATGTTGTTAAAAACGGTGCAATCCAAAAAATTAAACGCCAAGCAATTGATCACCCATCATTTCAAACTAAGCGATATTGAAAATGCTTATGACACCTTCCAAAATGCAGCGAAAGAAAAGGCATTGAAGGTTGTCCTGGCCAACATATGAGTGATGGCATTATATTCTTCAATTGCTAGGATCAGGTATAAATAAAATTTCTCAAGGTACCGGACACGTTCCCGGTACCTTGAAGTGTATATAGATAGTACGTTTGAGAATATGCAGTGTAAATAATGCTTTAAGAGAAGTGGGAAAGAAAACTAGGAGATTTGAATCCAAAGTAATTAATCCGCTCATTTAAACAAGTCAATTACTTTAATACTGAATAAATCGGCAATTTTCTCCAATTGTTTAATAGAAACATTTTGTTGTCCCCTTTCGACCCTTCCAAGGTAGGAAGAATCCGTTTCAAGCAAATCAGCAAAGTGACGGATTGACCAATCTTTTTCATTCCGTAGTTTCCTAATATTCTTGCCTATTTGTGTAAGCGTTTTGCTCATACTTGCAACATGTGGCAAATTTTCTTTATAATTGCGTTATTATATGACCTCAAAATCTGTGAAAACCGTGCAAGATAAAGCAAATGAGCCTAGCTTAAAAGTCGGCCCGATAATAATTATGAATCTTCATGGAACCCCGCGTTATTATTTAGGGAATTCGATTATGGAAACGTTAACTGCTGTGAATACCGTGGCTATATATGTAGGGAAACCCAGGAGCGAAGTGCCGCCAAGGAAGCATTTGATTCTATATTATAAAATACTGGCTTCGGAGCAGCCGGTGATGGATCTGTTTAAAATCAGGGATTCCATCTCGATGGATATTGCCGAACAGCGAATCAAGGAAGCGGCGGGGATATTGCCGAGGTAGGGGGGGATATGAAATTGCCTGTTGTTTTTTATCTTTATATTAGTTTCATATAATCTCTTTAGGGATTATTATCTAAAACGAAATAATTGTAAAATCTTGGCTAGAAAGGAAAAGTTGGTTTAAAAAAAGGCT includes the following:
- a CDS encoding helix-turn-helix domain-containing protein is translated as MSKTLTQIGKNIRKLRNEKDWSIRHFADLLETDSSYLGRVERGQQNVSIKQLEKIADLFSIKVIDLFK